The following proteins are co-located in the Equus caballus isolate H_3958 breed thoroughbred chromosome 15, TB-T2T, whole genome shotgun sequence genome:
- the MBOAT2 gene encoding lysophospholipid acyltransferase 2 isoform X2, with protein MIIIGVENMHTYCFLFALGYLTVCQITRVYIFDYGQYSADFSGPMMIITQKITSLAYEIHDGMFRKDEELTPSQRGLAVRRMPSLLEYLSYNCNFMGILAGPLCSYKDYITFIEGRSYHMAQSGENGREEIQYGRTEPSPNIAVIQKLLVCGLSLLFHLTISKTLPVEYNIDEHFQATASWPTKVVYLYVSLLAARPKYYFAWTLADAINNAAGFGFRGYDENGAARWDLISNLRIQQIEMSTSFKMFLDNWNIQTALWLKRVCYERASLSPTIQTFILSAIWHGVYPGYYLTFLTGVLMTLAARAMRSNFRHYFVEPPQVKLLYDVVTWIVTQIAISYTVVPFVLLSIKPSFMFYSSWYYCLHIVGILVLLLLPSKKTQRGKNRHEDIWLSQSKKFDEGENSLEQNSFYTTNNVCNQNQEMASRHSS; from the exons CCCAATGATGATAATTACCCAGAAGATCACTAGTCTGGCTTATGAAATCCATGATG GGATGTTTCGAAAGGATGAGGAACTGACTCCATCACAGAGAGGTTTAGCTGTAAG GCGCATGCCAAGCCTACTGGAGTACTTGAGTTACAACTGTAACTTCATGGGTATCCTGGCAGGCCCACTCTGCTCTTACAAGGACTACATTACTTTCATTGAAGGCAGATCCTACCACATGGCACAATCGGGCGAAAACGGAAGAGAAGAAATACAGTATGGAAGAACAGAGCCGTCTCCAAAT ATCGCAGTTATTCAGAAGCTCTTAGTCTGTGGACTTTCCTTATTATTTCACTTGACCATCTCTAAAACATTGCCTGTGGAGTATAACATCGATGAACATTTTCAGGCTACGGCTTCATGGCCGACAAAGGTTGTCTATCTATATGTCTCTCTTTTGGCTGCCAGACCCAAATACTATTTTGCATGGACATTGG CTGATGCTATTAATAATGCTGCAGGCTTTGGTTTCAGAGGATATGATGAAAATGGAGCAGCTCGTTGGGACTTAATTTCCAATTTGAGAATTCAGCAAATAGAG atgTCAACAAGTTTCAAGATGTTTCTTGATAATTGGAATATTCAGACAGCTCTTTGGCTCAAAAG GGTGTGTTATGAACGAGCCTCCTTGAGTCCAACTAtccagacatttattctctctgcCATTTGGCATGGGGTGTACCCAGGATATTACCTGACATTCCTAACAGGAGTGTTGATGACATTAGCAGCGAGAGCT atGAGAAGTAACTTCAGACATTATTTCGTTGAACCTCCCCAAGTTAAATTATTGTATGATGTTGTAACATGGATAGTAACTCAAATAGCAATAAGTTACACAGTTGTGCCCTTTGTACTTCTTTCTATAAAACCATCATTCATGTTTTACAG ctccTGGTATTACTGCCTTCACATTGTTGGTATCttagtgttgttgttgttgccgtcgaaaaaaactcaaagaggaaagaacagacaTGAAGATATTTGGCTGTCACAATCCAAAAAGTTTGATGAAGGAGAAAATTCTTTGGAACAGAATAGCTTTTATACAACAAACAATGTTTGCAATCAGAATCAAGAAATGGCCTCCAGACATTCATCTTGA